From the Alloalcanivorax dieselolei B5 genome, one window contains:
- a CDS encoding YbaB/EbfC family nucleoid-associated protein gives MDFDMNDLLKQAQAMQEKMKKMQEDAANAEVTGEAGAGLVKVVMNGRHDVKKVELDSSLMSEDKEFLEDLLAAAVNDAVRRVERNQQDAMKNMAGGGLGGFPFPGL, from the coding sequence ATGGACTTCGACATGAACGACCTTCTCAAGCAGGCTCAGGCCATGCAGGAGAAGATGAAAAAAATGCAGGAAGACGCCGCCAATGCTGAAGTCACCGGCGAAGCCGGCGCGGGTCTGGTCAAGGTGGTGATGAATGGCCGCCATGACGTCAAGAAAGTGGAGCTCGACAGCAGCCTGATGAGCGAGGACAAGGAATTCCTCGAGGATCTGTTGGCCGCCGCCGTCAACGATGCGGTGCGCCGGGTCGAGCGCAACCAGCAGGACGCCATGAAGAACATGGCCGGTGGCGGCCTTGGTGGCTTCCCGTTCCCGGGCCTGTAA
- a CDS encoding DUF4282 domain-containing protein — MVDPHNDDTAPDADDTRPPPAHDPFNEKLRRGLFWMVQYWKELVSFRFDRYMIIQVIPGVYGVALAAIALGLLYLTVEAFMTSTWRGLFFLFIGAPLGFLFMASALRALLEFYMVVFKISEHVDQLVGLRDTVDRLSGIGDTVDEMVAVTRRIPFWRVLSGRGRPGKDKDSEDNNGGDNR; from the coding sequence ATGGTAGATCCGCACAACGATGACACCGCGCCCGACGCCGACGATACCCGGCCCCCGCCGGCCCACGATCCGTTCAATGAAAAACTGCGCCGTGGCCTGTTCTGGATGGTGCAGTACTGGAAGGAGCTGGTGAGCTTTCGCTTCGACCGCTACATGATCATCCAGGTGATTCCCGGCGTGTACGGCGTGGCGCTTGCCGCCATCGCTCTGGGGCTGCTGTATCTCACCGTGGAAGCGTTCATGACCTCCACCTGGCGCGGCCTGTTCTTCCTGTTCATCGGCGCGCCACTGGGCTTCCTATTCATGGCCTCGGCACTGCGCGCCCTGCTCGAGTTCTATATGGTGGTGTTCAAGATCTCCGAACACGTGGACCAATTGGTGGGACTGCGCGACACCGTGGACCGGCTCTCCGGTATCGGCGATACCGTGGATGAAATGGTGGCGGTGACCCGCCGCATTCCGTTCTGGCGGGTGTTGTCCGGACGGGGCCGGCCAGGCAAGGACAAGGACAGCGAAGACAACAACGGCGGCGACAACCGCTGA
- a CDS encoding YbjN domain-containing protein: MITVVTPDAEQVTRWLQQANIQHYICDQCHGLHLSELQSREGVVDARLFVEEDGLLLTSELEIRPGALFAVQAELSALNMQYPSLKLFLDVNDDSMPRLVACDLLLGRQGVTFDQFIYFVQATVDGTVQLLEECQQAGWLFWPDEEGAPAEPGALH, from the coding sequence ATGATAACGGTGGTCACACCCGACGCGGAACAGGTTACGCGTTGGCTGCAGCAGGCGAATATCCAGCACTATATTTGTGATCAGTGCCATGGGTTGCACCTGAGTGAGTTGCAGTCCCGGGAAGGGGTGGTGGACGCGCGCTTGTTCGTCGAGGAAGACGGTTTGCTACTGACCAGCGAACTGGAGATTCGCCCCGGCGCCCTGTTCGCGGTGCAGGCGGAGCTTTCCGCTCTGAACATGCAGTATCCGTCCCTGAAGCTGTTCCTGGACGTCAATGACGACTCCATGCCAAGGCTGGTGGCCTGCGACCTGCTGCTTGGCCGTCAGGGCGTCACCTTCGATCAGTTCATCTATTTCGTGCAGGCCACCGTGGACGGCACGGTACAACTGCTGGAAGAATGCCAGCAGGCGGGCTGGCTGTTCTGGCCTGACGAAGAGGGTGCGCCCGCGGAACCGGGCGCGCTGCACTGA
- a CDS encoding Hsp20 family protein — translation MNTLAPLFRHSVGFDRFDEWLDGLRSDQSGGYPPYDIIRDADGRYQVVMAVAGFREAELTVTVQENVLRITGKPGAEEQQGRTWLHRGIARRAFERTFRLADHVQVDNAALNDGLLVVHLKRVVPESEKARQVPINKD, via the coding sequence ATGAATACTTTGGCACCTCTTTTTCGACACAGTGTGGGTTTTGACCGCTTTGACGAGTGGCTGGACGGCCTGCGTTCCGATCAGTCCGGCGGTTATCCCCCGTACGACATTATCCGCGACGCTGATGGCCGCTATCAGGTGGTGATGGCGGTGGCCGGCTTCCGTGAGGCCGAGCTTACCGTAACGGTGCAGGAGAATGTTCTGCGCATCACCGGTAAACCCGGCGCCGAGGAGCAACAGGGCCGCACCTGGCTGCATCGCGGTATTGCCCGCCGTGCCTTCGAGCGCACCTTCCGATTGGCCGATCACGTGCAGGTGGACAACGCCGCGCTGAATGATGGCTTGCTGGTGGTGCATCTGAAACGGGTGGTGCCGGAATCCGAGAAAGCCCGTCAGGTCCCGATCAACAAGGATTGA
- a CDS encoding 2OG-Fe(II) oxygenase gives MTRHYAVMPGYFPTPLIRALRREALLRDARGEFQEAGIGRREDHQHDQRVRRDRTCWLNGSTLAQCRLQEELEQLRLAVNRELFLGLFDLEAHFAIYDPGAFYRRHLDAFRGNSGRVLSVVLYLNQNWNSDLGGRLRLWPEPHSRVVDTEVEPMGGTLVCFLSEHIPHEVLQAQARRISIAGWFRCNNTTAERLDPPR, from the coding sequence GTGACCCGGCATTACGCGGTCATGCCGGGCTATTTCCCCACACCCCTGATCCGGGCCCTGCGCCGCGAGGCGTTGTTGCGTGATGCCCGTGGCGAATTTCAGGAAGCCGGTATCGGCCGCCGCGAGGATCACCAGCACGACCAGCGCGTGCGCCGTGACCGCACCTGTTGGCTGAACGGCTCGACCCTGGCGCAATGCCGCTTGCAGGAAGAGCTGGAACAGCTGCGGCTGGCGGTGAACCGGGAGCTGTTTCTCGGGCTGTTCGATCTGGAAGCGCACTTCGCCATCTACGATCCCGGGGCCTTTTACCGGCGCCACCTGGATGCCTTTCGCGGTAATTCCGGCCGCGTGTTATCGGTGGTGCTGTACCTGAATCAGAATTGGAACAGTGACCTGGGAGGCCGCCTGCGTCTGTGGCCGGAACCGCACAGCCGGGTGGTGGATACGGAGGTGGAACCTATGGGCGGCACGCTGGTGTGCTTCCTGAGCGAGCACATTCCTCATGAGGTGCTCCAGGCCCAGGCCCGGCGGATCAGCATCGCCGGCTGGTTCCGCTGCAACAACACCACCGCCGAACGGCTCGATCCGCCACGTTGA
- a CDS encoding iron-containing alcohol dehydrogenase, whose translation MASIILPRVLEVGAGAMARLPAVLQGLGCRNPLIVTDRMMAQLGYLERLRGLLAEAGMGGDVFADTLPEPTAASLEGGLAMVRDGDYDAVVALGGGSPIDSAKAIAVLGRHGGIINDYRFPRQVDEAGLPVIAIPTTAGTGSEATRFTIITDERTDEKLLCVGAAFMPVAALVDYELTVSVPPRTTADTGIDAMTHAIEAYVSRKANGYSDSQALAALRLIGPHLRRAYHDGEDRAAREAMMLGATLAGVAFCNSSVALVHGMSRPIGAFFHVPHGLSNAMLLPAVTEYSLPAASARYADCARALGFAGLDDDDARANAKLLDTLVAINDELQVPTPAGFGIDRDRFFEVRHTMAEQALASGSPGNNPRVPEAEEIVRLYEALW comes from the coding sequence ATGGCTTCGATTATCCTGCCCCGCGTGTTGGAAGTGGGCGCCGGCGCCATGGCGCGCCTGCCGGCGGTACTGCAAGGGCTCGGTTGCCGTAATCCGCTGATCGTTACCGATCGGATGATGGCGCAACTGGGTTATCTGGAGCGCCTGCGGGGGCTGCTGGCGGAGGCGGGCATGGGTGGTGATGTGTTCGCCGATACTTTGCCGGAGCCCACCGCCGCTTCCCTGGAAGGCGGGTTGGCGATGGTGCGCGACGGTGATTATGACGCCGTGGTGGCCCTGGGTGGCGGCAGCCCCATCGACAGCGCCAAAGCCATCGCCGTACTGGGCAGGCATGGCGGCATAATCAATGATTACCGCTTTCCGCGTCAGGTGGATGAAGCCGGCTTGCCGGTGATCGCCATTCCCACCACCGCCGGCACCGGTTCGGAAGCCACCCGTTTCACCATCATCACCGATGAACGCACCGATGAAAAACTGCTCTGCGTCGGCGCCGCCTTCATGCCGGTGGCGGCATTGGTGGACTACGAACTGACCGTGTCGGTGCCCCCGCGTACCACTGCGGACACCGGCATTGACGCCATGACCCACGCCATCGAAGCCTACGTCAGCCGCAAGGCCAACGGTTACAGTGACAGCCAGGCCCTGGCGGCGTTGCGGTTGATTGGCCCTCATCTGCGCCGTGCCTATCACGATGGCGAGGACCGGGCGGCGCGGGAAGCGATGATGCTCGGCGCCACTCTGGCCGGGGTGGCTTTCTGCAACAGCTCGGTGGCGCTGGTGCACGGCATGAGCCGTCCCATTGGCGCTTTCTTCCATGTGCCCCACGGCTTGTCCAACGCCATGTTGCTGCCGGCGGTGACGGAATATTCGTTGCCGGCGGCCTCGGCCCGTTACGCGGATTGCGCCCGCGCATTGGGATTCGCCGGGCTGGATGATGACGATGCCCGCGCCAACGCCAAACTGCTGGATACTCTGGTGGCGATCAATGACGAATTACAGGTGCCGACACCGGCGGGCTTCGGCATCGACCGCGACCGCTTCTTCGAGGTGCGTCACACCATGGCGGAGCAGGCCCTGGCCTCCGGTTCGCCAGGAAATAATCCTCGGGTGCCGGAAGCCGAGGAGATCGTGCGGCTCTATGAGGCGCTTTGGTGA
- a CDS encoding DUF2804 domain-containing protein, giving the protein MNFDPLPEPLVGPRGQVRLGLFPDSVTTINGRACDYRTPMGSPASRRARHFHYKQFQYLGVISDDLLIGCALADTAYLGVAFLYIYQPATGTLEEHTWRAPLGRGLCMSDSPVNGESRFRRGGTDIVLAYRADGGTREKSLTVRGAGLELDVALEEPEGYQPMSLCTRTGVNGWVYANKVAGVGLRGRLRWRGREWSLADLANVGGHHDFSAGYMRRETFWNWACFSACIDGHRVGLNVSCGVNETSVNENCLWLDGRLIKLDGVSFDYQRDNLMAPWRMRSRCGRLQLRFEPHGEHRERLNLGLFASNFHQLFGVFHGELRLPDGTTLPLSGQPGFVEEQYAKW; this is encoded by the coding sequence ATGAACTTCGATCCCCTGCCTGAACCGCTGGTCGGGCCGCGGGGACAGGTCCGGCTCGGCCTGTTCCCCGATTCCGTCACCACCATCAACGGCCGTGCCTGCGATTACCGAACGCCGATGGGGTCGCCCGCCTCGCGCCGGGCTCGTCATTTCCATTACAAGCAGTTCCAGTATCTCGGCGTGATCAGCGACGATCTGCTGATCGGCTGTGCCCTGGCGGACACCGCTTATCTGGGGGTGGCTTTTCTCTATATTTACCAACCCGCCACCGGCACCCTGGAAGAACACACCTGGCGGGCGCCGCTGGGGCGCGGTCTGTGTATGTCGGACTCGCCGGTGAACGGCGAAAGCCGCTTCCGCCGTGGCGGCACCGACATCGTCCTGGCTTACCGTGCCGACGGCGGCACCCGGGAGAAATCCCTGACCGTGCGCGGCGCCGGGCTGGAACTGGATGTGGCGCTGGAAGAGCCGGAAGGCTACCAGCCCATGTCCCTGTGCACCCGCACCGGTGTCAACGGCTGGGTCTACGCCAACAAAGTGGCCGGTGTCGGTCTGCGCGGCCGACTGCGCTGGCGCGGTCGCGAATGGTCACTGGCGGATCTGGCTAATGTCGGTGGCCACCACGATTTTTCCGCCGGTTACATGCGGCGGGAAACCTTCTGGAACTGGGCCTGTTTTTCCGCCTGCATCGACGGTCACCGGGTGGGCCTGAACGTGTCCTGCGGCGTCAACGAAACCAGCGTCAATGAAAACTGCCTGTGGTTGGACGGTCGCCTGATCAAGCTCGATGGCGTCAGCTTCGACTATCAGCGGGACAACCTCATGGCCCCGTGGCGGATGCGCAGCCGCTGCGGCCGCCTGCAACTGCGCTTCGAGCCACACGGCGAACACCGCGAGCGCCTCAATCTGGGATTGTTCGCCAGCAACTTCCATCAACTGTTCGGGGTGTTCCACGGCGAGCTCAGGCTACCCGATGGCACCACCCTGCCCCTGTCCGGTCAGCCCGGCTTTGTCGAGGAGCAATACGCCAAATGGTAG
- a CDS encoding PadR family transcriptional regulator produces MSLRHAILVLLQDEEASGYDLAREFANSIGLVWNATHQQIYLELGKLNEQNMVHYRHVPQDGKPDKKLYRITDEGRQELVRWLRRPAAPARVRDAFMVKVAGGALADPETLLGELDQLVQQRKERLANFEAEARKLERQSEGNSRFQHLTLRRGILDQEAWLAWAEEVREVLEDTLNHQH; encoded by the coding sequence GTGTCATTGCGCCATGCCATTCTTGTCCTGTTACAAGACGAAGAAGCCAGCGGCTACGACCTCGCGCGGGAGTTCGCCAACAGCATCGGCCTGGTGTGGAACGCCACCCACCAGCAGATCTATCTGGAACTGGGAAAATTGAACGAACAGAACATGGTGCATTACCGCCATGTGCCCCAGGACGGAAAGCCAGACAAGAAGCTATACCGCATTACCGATGAGGGGCGACAGGAACTGGTGCGATGGTTGCGCCGCCCGGCCGCGCCGGCCCGGGTCCGGGACGCCTTCATGGTGAAAGTCGCCGGGGGCGCCCTGGCCGACCCGGAAACCCTGCTTGGCGAGCTGGATCAGCTGGTCCAGCAACGCAAGGAGCGACTCGCCAACTTCGAAGCCGAAGCCAGAAAGCTGGAGCGACAAAGTGAAGGCAACAGCCGCTTTCAACATCTGACCCTGCGCCGGGGCATTCTCGACCAGGAGGCCTGGCTGGCCTGGGCCGAAGAAGTTCGGGAAGTCCTGGAGGACACACTGAACCATCAACACTGA
- a CDS encoding acyl-CoA dehydrogenase family protein, with amino-acid sequence MSALDYFNDTHRMVRETVKAFVEREIRPHVDEWEEAGTFPRELYVKAAQAGLLGIGAPERWGGTGEDVFMKVAACEEMVRCTSGGVGASLGSLDIGLPPVWKWGSEALQERVVPAVLAGEKISALAITEPGGGSDVANLRTRAVKDGDHYRVNGSKTFITSGVRADYYTVAVRTGDAGFGGISLLLVEKGTPGFTVGRQLKKMGWWASDTAELFFEDCRVPVENLIGPENGGFYCIMSNFQMERLILAVTANMTAQVAFEEALAYARERQAFGRPLAGFQVTRHKLAEMATAVKASTEFTYRVAARIAAGEDCVLDVSMAKNQATQCADRVTWDAVQIFGGSGFMRGTVVERLFRDNRILSIGGGTYEIMNEIIAKRLGL; translated from the coding sequence GTGTCCGCACTCGATTATTTCAATGACACTCACCGGATGGTTCGGGAAACCGTCAAGGCCTTCGTCGAGCGGGAGATCCGCCCGCACGTGGATGAGTGGGAGGAGGCGGGGACTTTCCCCCGTGAGCTGTACGTCAAGGCCGCTCAGGCGGGGCTATTGGGGATTGGCGCGCCGGAGCGTTGGGGTGGCACTGGCGAGGACGTGTTCATGAAGGTGGCCGCCTGCGAGGAGATGGTGCGCTGCACCTCCGGAGGCGTCGGCGCCAGCCTGGGCTCCCTGGACATCGGTTTGCCGCCGGTGTGGAAGTGGGGCAGTGAAGCGCTGCAGGAACGGGTGGTGCCGGCGGTGCTGGCGGGGGAGAAAATCTCCGCGCTGGCGATCACCGAGCCCGGCGGCGGTTCCGATGTGGCGAATCTGCGCACCCGGGCGGTCAAGGACGGTGATCATTATCGGGTGAACGGCTCGAAAACCTTCATTACCAGCGGCGTGCGCGCGGACTATTACACGGTGGCGGTGCGTACCGGAGACGCGGGATTCGGTGGTATCAGTCTGTTGCTGGTAGAGAAAGGCACGCCGGGTTTCACGGTGGGCAGACAGTTGAAGAAAATGGGCTGGTGGGCGTCGGACACCGCCGAGCTGTTCTTCGAGGATTGCCGGGTGCCGGTGGAGAATCTGATTGGCCCGGAGAACGGCGGTTTTTACTGCATCATGAGCAACTTTCAGATGGAGCGCCTGATTCTGGCCGTCACCGCCAATATGACCGCCCAGGTGGCGTTCGAGGAAGCGCTGGCCTATGCCCGTGAACGTCAGGCGTTCGGGCGACCGCTGGCCGGTTTCCAGGTGACCCGCCACAAGCTGGCGGAAATGGCCACGGCGGTGAAAGCGAGCACCGAATTCACCTACCGGGTGGCGGCGCGCATCGCCGCCGGCGAGGATTGCGTGCTGGATGTGTCCATGGCCAAGAACCAGGCCACCCAGTGCGCGGACCGGGTAACCTGGGATGCGGTGCAGATCTTCGGTGGCAGCGGTTTCATGCGCGGCACCGTGGTGGAACGGCTGTTTCGCGACAACCGCATCCTCTCCATCGGCGGCGGTACCTACGAGATCATGAACGAGATTATCGCCAAGCGACTGGGGCTGTAG
- the dnaX gene encoding DNA polymerase III subunit gamma/tau, whose product MSYQVLARKYRPRTFDELVGQEHVSRALMHALDQDRLHHAYLFTGTRGVGKTTIARILSRCLNCEEGVSSRPCGVCPTCQEIGEGRFVDLIEVDAASRTKVEDTRELLENVQYAPSRGRYKVYLIDEVHMLSAHSFNALLKTLEEPPPHVKFLLATTDPQKLPVTVLSRCLQFSLKALPAEQIARHLKDLLEREMIRFEEPALLALGKAARGSMRDALSLTDQAIAFGGEQLTTGAVSGMLGTVDRAHVRTLLRALAEDTPAAVLNALASVSEHAPDELALLDELVSALHELAVIQALGEGEDADMQALAGEFTAEQVQLYYDVALRGRRDVQDAPDSRAALEMTLLRMVLFSPKGVLAAGEGSAPAKKPRPARNDAPAASGPGAMKAMLDGGTASANQQPGPQEGATVSAPPAQQAMAAKPEPEPAPAPRPEARDQPRNESERPREPAPRSEAGAAALSQALETAPAAPEPEPRPEPEPKPAAAERPARQQPDPEPLGEPRDNSEIGSWWAALLMRLPLDGAVRHLARNAVLAERDEHQWTLELSSGHQVLVNNERLEELGGALSDYFHRRIRVQVRYHEAVAGTPELLDQQRRQERLEEARASLLADDTVQTLMSRFGGRLDEDSIRPRD is encoded by the coding sequence ATGAGTTACCAGGTTCTTGCCCGCAAGTATCGCCCGCGCACCTTCGATGAACTGGTGGGCCAGGAACACGTTTCCCGGGCGTTGATGCACGCGCTCGATCAGGATCGCCTGCACCACGCCTACTTGTTCACCGGTACCCGTGGTGTTGGCAAGACCACCATCGCCCGCATCCTGTCCCGCTGCCTCAATTGCGAGGAAGGCGTCAGCAGCCGCCCCTGCGGTGTTTGTCCCACCTGTCAGGAAATCGGCGAGGGCCGTTTTGTCGATCTGATCGAGGTGGATGCCGCCAGCCGCACCAAGGTGGAGGACACCCGTGAGCTGCTGGAAAACGTGCAGTACGCGCCCAGCCGTGGCCGCTACAAGGTCTATCTGATCGACGAAGTGCACATGCTCTCCGCGCACTCGTTCAACGCGCTGCTGAAGACGTTGGAGGAGCCGCCGCCCCATGTGAAATTCCTGCTTGCCACCACCGATCCGCAGAAACTGCCGGTGACCGTCCTGTCGCGCTGCCTGCAGTTCAGCCTCAAGGCGTTACCGGCGGAACAGATCGCCCGCCACCTCAAGGATCTGCTCGAGCGGGAAATGATCCGCTTCGAGGAGCCGGCGCTGCTGGCGCTGGGTAAGGCCGCGCGCGGTTCCATGCGTGACGCTCTCAGCCTCACTGACCAGGCCATCGCTTTCGGCGGCGAGCAACTGACCACCGGCGCCGTGTCCGGCATGCTGGGTACCGTCGACCGGGCTCATGTGCGGACCTTGTTGCGGGCGCTGGCCGAGGATACGCCGGCGGCGGTGCTGAACGCGCTGGCGTCGGTGTCCGAACACGCCCCGGATGAATTGGCATTATTGGACGAACTGGTATCGGCGCTGCACGAACTGGCGGTGATCCAGGCGCTGGGCGAAGGCGAGGACGCCGACATGCAAGCGCTGGCCGGGGAGTTCACCGCCGAGCAGGTGCAACTCTATTACGATGTGGCCCTGCGCGGCCGTCGTGATGTGCAGGATGCCCCGGACAGCCGCGCCGCGCTGGAAATGACGCTGCTGCGCATGGTGCTGTTCTCACCCAAGGGCGTGCTCGCCGCGGGGGAGGGCAGCGCCCCGGCAAAAAAGCCTCGGCCCGCCCGTAACGACGCCCCCGCGGCGTCGGGCCCCGGCGCTATGAAGGCCATGCTGGACGGCGGCACCGCCAGTGCCAACCAGCAACCCGGGCCGCAAGAGGGCGCCACGGTAAGCGCGCCGCCGGCTCAACAGGCGATGGCGGCAAAACCGGAGCCCGAGCCTGCTCCGGCCCCGCGGCCTGAAGCCCGCGACCAGCCTCGGAATGAATCAGAGCGCCCGCGGGAGCCGGCACCGCGGTCGGAGGCCGGAGCGGCAGCCCTGTCGCAGGCTTTGGAGACCGCGCCAGCGGCGCCTGAACCCGAACCCAGGCCTGAACCGGAACCCAAGCCGGCGGCCGCCGAGCGTCCCGCACGCCAGCAGCCGGATCCCGAACCGTTGGGCGAGCCCCGGGACAACAGCGAAATCGGTTCCTGGTGGGCGGCGCTGTTGATGCGGCTGCCGCTGGATGGCGCCGTGCGCCACCTGGCCCGCAACGCGGTGCTGGCGGAGCGTGACGAGCATCAGTGGACGCTGGAACTGAGCAGTGGCCACCAGGTGCTGGTCAACAATGAGCGCCTGGAGGAACTGGGCGGCGCGCTCAGTGATTACTTCCATCGCCGTATCCGGGTCCAGGTGCGTTACCATGAAGCGGTGGCCGGCACGCCGGAGCTGCTGGACCAGCAGCGCCGTCAGGAGCGGCTGGAAGAAGCGCGGGCATCACTGCTCGCCGACGACACCGTGCAAACGCTGATGAGCCGTTTCGGCGGCCGCCTCGACGAAGACAGTATCCGCCCCCGCGACTAG
- the recR gene encoding recombination mediator RecR, which produces MKHPPLVESLIEAFTCLPGVGPRSAQRMTYALLERGREQGRELAGALQAAMDGVSHCERCRNYAERTNAEQNLCAICQDPRRDPSLICIVSSPANVLAVEQSGEFRGHYFVLMGELSPLDGVGPRELGLDVLEQRLRDGEIRELILATGTTVEGEATAHYILDLAREAGVSVTRIAQGVPMGGDLEFVDGATLAQALRARRPFAD; this is translated from the coding sequence ATGAAGCATCCGCCCCTGGTGGAATCCCTGATCGAAGCCTTTACCTGTCTGCCCGGTGTGGGCCCCCGGTCCGCCCAGCGCATGACCTACGCGTTGCTGGAACGTGGCCGCGAGCAGGGGCGTGAACTGGCCGGCGCATTGCAGGCGGCGATGGACGGCGTCAGTCACTGCGAACGTTGCCGCAACTATGCTGAGCGGACCAATGCCGAGCAGAATCTGTGCGCCATTTGTCAGGATCCGCGCCGGGATCCGTCGCTGATCTGTATTGTGTCCTCGCCGGCCAATGTGTTGGCAGTGGAGCAGTCCGGCGAATTTCGCGGTCATTACTTCGTGCTGATGGGCGAGCTGTCACCACTGGACGGCGTCGGGCCCCGGGAACTGGGCCTGGATGTGCTGGAGCAGCGCCTGCGCGACGGTGAAATCCGCGAGCTGATTCTGGCCACCGGCACCACCGTGGAAGGTGAAGCGACCGCTCACTATATCCTCGATCTGGCCCGGGAAGCCGGCGTCAGTGTCACTCGTATCGCTCAGGGGGTGCCCATGGGCGGCGATCTGGAGTTCGTTGACGGCGCCACCCTGGCCCAGGCCTTGCGTGCCCGCCGTCCGTTCGCGGATTAG
- a CDS encoding DUF1853 family protein, whose translation MEAPPLFATPAGADQDAGVLLEQCLTEDPDWPHRAAAAGAPPVQGRLGHWFEALVAALLAHSQRLELLARNVPLRRQGRTLGELDMVLFDHGSGRCLHWELALKFFLGHDGQWPGPNPRDTLQSKAEHLFQHQLPRSLDVSAAEPPIAPIDHRQALTRGRLFYPAPPCPSPAQAAHGHQSGFWCRAGHWNSPARPIPRAFWAIPELLSDNFTSPVAPAELQDYVQRKQSVVMIRTDNNAPGFLVPDSWPFNELRSPA comes from the coding sequence ATCGAAGCCCCGCCTCTCTTCGCCACACCAGCGGGCGCCGACCAGGATGCCGGTGTTCTGCTGGAGCAATGCCTGACCGAGGACCCTGACTGGCCGCATCGGGCCGCGGCGGCGGGCGCCCCTCCCGTGCAAGGTCGTCTCGGCCATTGGTTCGAAGCCCTGGTGGCTGCCCTGCTCGCCCATAGTCAGCGCCTTGAACTGCTGGCGCGCAACGTCCCTCTGCGCCGACAGGGACGCACTCTGGGAGAGCTGGACATGGTGCTGTTCGACCATGGCAGCGGTCGGTGCCTGCACTGGGAGCTGGCGCTGAAATTCTTTCTCGGCCACGACGGCCAATGGCCGGGCCCCAATCCACGCGACACCCTGCAAAGCAAAGCCGAACACCTGTTTCAGCACCAGCTACCCCGCAGCCTGGACGTGAGCGCGGCGGAACCTCCGATCGCCCCCATCGACCATCGGCAGGCGCTGACTCGCGGGCGCTTGTTCTACCCGGCGCCACCCTGTCCGTCACCGGCACAGGCCGCTCATGGGCATCAAAGTGGCTTCTGGTGCCGGGCCGGGCACTGGAACTCCCCGGCCCGCCCGATACCCCGGGCCTTTTGGGCCATTCCCGAACTGTTGTCGGACAATTTTACCTCGCCAGTTGCCCCCGCCGAGCTGCAAGACTATGTTCAGCGCAAACAATCCGTGGTGATGATTCGCACCGACAACAACGCACCGGGCTTTCTGGTGCCGGACTCTTGGCCTTTTAATGAACTTCGATCCCCTGCCTGA